The genomic window GTGGAGATCCTCCAGATCGCGCTGCAGGTGGTCATCGTGCTCACCAGCATCCTGTGCATCATGTTCGTCCTGCTCAACAAGGGCAAGGGCGGTGGCCTGTCGGACATGTTCGGCGGCGGCATGACGCAGTCGCTGAACACCTCCGGGGCCGCTCAGAAGAACGTGGTGCGCATCACCACGGTGCTGGCCATCGTGTGGGCCCTGTCCATCCTGTGCTACGGCCTCATGATGAGGTTCAACCCTCCCGTGGCCTGAGCCCGGCGTGGCCGGAACGACCACGGGCAGCGGCACCCCCAGGACCGGCCACCCCCGCGCAAACAAGGCAAGAGCAAGCGCGAACAGAGCATGAACGAAGAGACCCGGACCTCAGCGGTCCGGGTCTCTTCGTTCGATTGGGGCACCCGCGCTCACGGGGCGGGGCTCAC from Kocuria rhizophila DC2201 includes these protein-coding regions:
- the secG gene encoding preprotein translocase subunit SecG codes for the protein MEILQIALQVVIVLTSILCIMFVLLNKGKGGGLSDMFGGGMTQSLNTSGAAQKNVVRITTVLAIVWALSILCYGLMMRFNPPVA